Proteins found in one Luteimonas chenhongjianii genomic segment:
- a CDS encoding class I SAM-dependent methyltransferase, whose product MSDAVSSLREAFERTRLGSKHACYQEIPALLWPHLADSTLPVLRRYEAARLRYVLDRIDMDGQSVLDIGSNGGFFLMEMLRLGASHATAYEGSPDHAAFLNAARGVLGLDARMDVHARYFDFECERGHYDVALLLNVLHHVGDDYGDKALSVNDARGEIIRSLRRMREHCDTLVFQLGYNWKGDRDAGMFEHGTIDEMVAFVESGIDGAWRVRQVGVAERDTSGEIVYRDLCDGNRHRKDDLGEFLNRPIFLLA is encoded by the coding sequence ATGTCCGACGCCGTGTCCTCGCTGCGCGAGGCATTCGAACGTACCCGCCTGGGGAGCAAGCACGCCTGCTACCAGGAAATCCCGGCCCTGCTGTGGCCCCATCTGGCCGACAGCACTCTGCCCGTGCTGCGTCGATACGAAGCGGCGCGACTGCGCTATGTGCTGGACCGGATTGACATGGACGGCCAAAGCGTCCTGGACATCGGCAGCAACGGCGGCTTCTTCCTGATGGAGATGCTGCGACTCGGGGCCAGTCATGCGACCGCCTACGAGGGCAGTCCCGACCATGCTGCGTTTCTTAACGCCGCACGCGGGGTGCTCGGACTCGATGCACGCATGGACGTCCATGCGCGCTACTTCGACTTCGAGTGCGAGCGAGGCCACTACGACGTAGCCCTGTTGCTGAACGTGTTGCACCACGTTGGCGACGACTACGGCGACAAGGCGCTGTCCGTGAACGACGCCCGTGGCGAGATCATTCGCAGTCTGCGACGGATGCGCGAGCACTGCGACACCCTTGTGTTCCAACTGGGGTACAACTGGAAGGGCGACCGAGACGCGGGCATGTTCGAGCACGGCACCATCGACGAGATGGTTGCGTTCGTGGAGTCGGGCATTGATGGCGCATGGCGGGTCCGCCAGGTCGGTGTCGCCGAGCGCGATACCTCAGGAGAGATCGTCTATCGCGACCTGTGCGACGGCAACCGCCATCGCAAGGACGACCTGGGCGAGTTTCTCAATCGACCGATCTTTCTACTTGCATGA
- a CDS encoding DegT/DnrJ/EryC1/StrS family aminotransferase codes for MSVDEASSARLHSASATHGSAVDSVLLNALPGFGPAAQRTAHTKAATLPASEREPEPIYVTRPHLPPLEEFIPYLQGIWDRQILTNNGPCHRELEVRLAEYLGVEHISLFANGTIALLTALQALRITGEVITTPYSFVATSHALLWNGIKPVFVDINPRTLNLDPTQIEAAITPQTTAILPVHCYGRPCDVDAIQMIADNYGLKVVYDAAHAFGVQDIGGSILRHGDLSVLSLHATKVFNTFEGGAIVCPDARTKRRIDHLKNFGFADETTVVAPGINGKMSEINAAFGLLQLEHIDAALAQRKRVVERYEAGLNGVAGITPVRSDAFRHNHGYFPILVRPRYPLSRDMLYQALKDVGIHARRYFYPLISSFPMYRGLPSSDPARLPHANAIADQVICLPLYPGLPPEAQDGIISIVARAAGPA; via the coding sequence ATGTCTGTCGACGAAGCCTCATCTGCACGGTTGCACAGCGCCTCTGCCACTCATGGCAGCGCCGTCGACAGCGTGCTGCTGAACGCTCTGCCCGGCTTCGGGCCGGCAGCGCAGCGGACGGCGCACACGAAAGCCGCGACGTTGCCCGCGTCTGAGCGTGAGCCGGAGCCAATCTATGTCACCCGCCCCCACCTGCCACCCCTGGAGGAGTTCATCCCCTATCTGCAGGGCATCTGGGACAGGCAGATCCTGACCAACAACGGGCCGTGCCATCGGGAACTGGAGGTTCGACTGGCCGAATACCTGGGCGTCGAACACATCTCGCTGTTCGCCAACGGAACCATAGCCCTGCTGACCGCGCTGCAGGCGCTGCGCATTACTGGCGAGGTCATCACCACCCCTTACAGCTTTGTGGCGACCTCACATGCGCTGCTGTGGAATGGCATCAAGCCGGTGTTCGTGGACATCAACCCGCGCACGCTGAACCTCGACCCGACGCAAATCGAAGCCGCGATCACGCCACAGACCACGGCAATCCTGCCCGTGCACTGCTATGGACGTCCTTGCGATGTCGACGCCATCCAGATGATCGCCGACAACTACGGGCTGAAGGTTGTCTACGACGCAGCCCATGCCTTCGGCGTGCAGGACATCGGCGGCAGCATCCTACGCCACGGCGACCTGTCCGTGCTCAGCCTGCACGCCACGAAGGTGTTCAACACATTCGAGGGAGGTGCCATCGTCTGTCCGGATGCACGCACCAAGCGCCGCATCGATCACCTGAAAAACTTCGGCTTCGCTGACGAGACCACCGTGGTCGCGCCGGGCATCAACGGCAAGATGAGCGAGATCAATGCCGCTTTCGGCCTGCTCCAGCTCGAGCACATCGACGCGGCGCTGGCGCAGCGCAAACGAGTCGTGGAGCGCTACGAGGCGGGCCTGAACGGCGTGGCCGGGATCACACCTGTGCGCAGCGATGCATTCCGTCACAACCATGGCTACTTCCCGATCTTGGTGCGTCCGCGCTACCCGCTGTCACGCGACATGCTGTACCAGGCCTTGAAGGATGTCGGCATCCATGCGCGTCGCTACTTCTATCCCTTGATCAGCAGTTTTCCGATGTATCGGGGGCTGCCCTCATCGGACCCCGCACGGTTGCCGCACGCAAATGCGATCGCCGACCAGGTGATCTGCCTGCCGCTATACCCGGGCCTGCCGCCCGAGGCACAGGACGGGATCATCTCCATCGTGGCTCGCGCCGCCGGGCCGGCGTGA
- a CDS encoding flagellin produces MMSVINTNTIALNAQRNLSTNSASLSTTIQRLSSGLRINSAKDDAAGLAISQRMTSQVRGMDQAARNANDGISLAQTAEGALGEIGNNLQRIRELTVQAANGTNNIDDKDALQKEVTQLQSEILRVVNNTKFNDTALLSASGTISIQVGANATDYDKIDIALTDMTAALSGVTSDTFSISGMAAGSGATQLTTLDDALKSVNEARAELGAIQNRFSSAVSNLQTSSENLSASRSRIQDTDYAKETVELTRTQILQQAGTAMLAQAKSAPQSVLSLLQ; encoded by the coding sequence ATCATGTCCGTCATCAACACCAACACCATCGCCCTCAACGCCCAGCGCAACCTGTCCACCAACAGCGCCAGCCTGTCGACCACCATCCAGCGTCTGTCGTCTGGCCTGCGCATCAATAGCGCCAAGGACGACGCCGCCGGCCTCGCCATCTCGCAGCGCATGACCTCGCAGGTCCGCGGCATGGACCAGGCTGCCCGCAACGCCAACGACGGCATCTCACTGGCGCAGACCGCCGAGGGCGCGCTCGGCGAAATCGGCAACAACCTGCAGCGTATCCGCGAACTGACCGTGCAGGCCGCCAACGGCACTAACAACATTGACGACAAGGACGCGCTGCAGAAGGAAGTTACGCAGCTGCAGTCGGAAATCCTGCGTGTGGTCAATAACACCAAGTTCAATGACACCGCACTGCTCAGCGCTAGCGGCACCATCTCCATTCAGGTCGGCGCAAATGCCACCGACTACGACAAGATCGACATCGCGCTGACGGACATGACGGCTGCGCTGTCGGGCGTGACGAGTGACACCTTCTCGATCTCGGGCATGGCCGCAGGCTCGGGTGCTACCCAGCTGACGACCCTCGACGACGCCTTGAAGTCGGTTAACGAAGCCCGCGCCGAGCTGGGTGCCATCCAGAACCGCTTCAGCTCGGCGGTCTCGAATCTGCAGACCAGCTCCGAGAACCTCTCGGCCTCGCGCAGCCGCATCCAGGACACCGACTACGCCAAGGAGACGGTCGAACTGACCCGGACGCAGATCCTCCAGCAGGCCGGTACCGCGATGCTGGCACAGGCCAAGTCTGCTCCGCAGAGCGTGCTCAGCCTGCTGCAGTAA
- the flgL gene encoding flagellar hook-associated protein FlgL: MTRISTGMRYQQSLTSMQTRQASLAKLQQQLATAMKLNTGKDDPVGAGTVVGLDRAVAELERFGKNSDVVRHRLSMQENVLSQAGDILGRINVLTIQASTGTMSDSDRKTIATEIRSLRDGLLDLSNTADGMGRFLFGGTQDGDPPFARSGAGVAYGGDQTQRQVEVAPQMFAADAKPGSEVFLRVRTGNGRLDAGAALANTGTGQIGSFTLTDAAAWDGGRYQVEFGAGGDYIVRDAGGGAVGTGTYKAGEAIVFAGLQLTITGSPAAGDTFQIGPSETRDVFATLDGLLQALTSTPTTTAERAAQQNALSSALRDISMAENHFIDTRASGGAQLAALDQATELRSALDVTLQTTLSGIRDLDYVDAIGRFNLEKIALEAAQLSFTQMQRLSLFDLMR; encoded by the coding sequence ATGACCCGCATCTCCACTGGCATGCGTTACCAGCAGTCGCTGACGAGCATGCAAACCAGGCAGGCGTCACTCGCGAAGTTGCAGCAGCAGCTCGCCACCGCAATGAAGCTCAATACCGGCAAGGACGATCCGGTCGGCGCCGGTACCGTGGTCGGCCTGGACCGCGCGGTGGCCGAACTCGAGCGCTTCGGAAAGAACAGTGATGTAGTACGTCACCGCCTCAGCATGCAGGAGAACGTGCTGTCGCAGGCGGGCGACATCCTGGGCCGCATCAATGTGCTGACCATCCAGGCCAGTACGGGCACGATGTCAGACAGTGACCGCAAGACGATTGCGACCGAGATTCGAAGCCTGCGGGACGGCCTGCTCGACCTCAGCAACACCGCCGATGGCATGGGGAGATTCCTGTTCGGCGGCACCCAGGACGGCGATCCACCCTTCGCGCGCAGCGGCGCCGGCGTCGCGTATGGCGGGGACCAGACGCAGCGGCAGGTTGAGGTCGCGCCGCAGATGTTCGCAGCCGACGCAAAGCCCGGCAGCGAGGTATTTCTGCGCGTGCGCACCGGCAACGGCCGGCTCGATGCTGGGGCGGCGCTCGCCAACACAGGCACGGGACAGATCGGGAGTTTCACGCTCACGGATGCGGCTGCCTGGGATGGCGGACGCTACCAGGTCGAGTTCGGCGCCGGTGGCGACTACATCGTCCGTGATGCCGGCGGTGGCGCAGTTGGCACGGGGACATACAAGGCGGGCGAGGCGATTGTCTTCGCCGGCTTGCAACTGACGATCACCGGCAGTCCCGCTGCCGGCGATACGTTCCAGATCGGGCCTTCCGAAACGCGTGACGTCTTCGCAACGCTCGATGGATTGCTGCAGGCGCTGACCTCGACACCCACAACCACTGCCGAACGCGCCGCGCAGCAGAACGCGCTGAGCAGTGCGCTGCGCGACATCAGTATGGCCGAGAACCACTTCATCGACACGCGCGCCAGCGGTGGCGCGCAGCTCGCTGCGCTGGATCAGGCGACGGAGCTGCGCAGCGCGCTCGACGTGACACTCCAGACCACGCTCTCGGGCATACGCGATCTCGACTACGTCGACGCCATCGGCCGTTTCAATCTGGAAAAGATCGCGCTCGAGGCGGCCCAGCTGAGCTTCACGCAGATGCAGCGGCTGTCGCTGTTCGACCTGATGCGTTGA